In one Lycium barbarum isolate Lr01 chromosome 7, ASM1917538v2, whole genome shotgun sequence genomic region, the following are encoded:
- the LOC132601395 gene encoding uncharacterized mitochondrial protein AtMg00300-like: MGNDAPCNVIGIAEGEVLKVSKGALVLMKGTRRGTLYYLQGSIMKGSVAVSNSLSDDDVTRLWHMRLGHMSEKDMTILSKRGLLGKTGMGKLYFCDHCVFGKQKRGSFSIAKHRTQGILDYIHSDLWGPSKVPSLGGKRVDFH; this comes from the exons ATGGGGAATGACGCCCCATGCAACGTTATTGGGATTG CTGAAGGTGAAGTTCTCAAGGTTTCAAAAGGTGCTCTGGTCTTGATGAAAGGAACAAGACGTGGGACTCTCTATTACTTGCAGGGTTCAATTATGAAGGGGTCTGTAGCAGTTTCTAATTCATTATCCGACGATGATGTCACCCGTTTATGGCATATGCGTCTCGGCCATATGAGTGAGAAAGATATGACCATTCTGAGCAAAAGAGGTCTTCTTGGTAAAACTGGTATGGGTAAACTTTACTTTTGTGATCATTGCGTTTTTGGGAAACAGAAGAGAGGTAGTTTCTCCATAGCAAAACACCGTACACAGGGCATTCTTGATTATATTCATTCGGATTTATGGGGTCCCTCCAAAGTTCCTTCCCTTGGAGGAAAACGTGTtgactttcattga